The Candidatus Mycolicibacterium alkanivorans genome contains a region encoding:
- a CDS encoding Rv3717 family N-acetylmuramoyl-L-alanine amidase, whose amino-acid sequence MSVRSRVVAAACTGLLLAASTLSTPIAHAAPSNIAGMIVFLDPGHNGANDASMTKQVPTGRGGTKDCQTSGTSTEDGFTEHTFNWDTVLLIRQALTQLGVRTAMSRGNDDQVAACVDERAAMANSLQPNAIVSIHADGGPATGRGFHVNYSSPPLNQAQAGPSVRLARTMREQLLASGLPAANYIGSDGLYGRADLAGLNLAQYPAVLVELGNMKNPADSALMESPEGRQKYAEAVVRGIAAFLATQPARTS is encoded by the coding sequence ATGTCCGTACGCTCGCGTGTCGTGGCCGCAGCATGCACTGGCCTGTTGCTCGCTGCGTCGACGCTGTCCACGCCCATCGCCCACGCCGCGCCGTCGAACATCGCCGGGATGATCGTCTTCCTCGACCCCGGCCACAACGGCGCCAACGACGCCTCGATGACCAAGCAGGTCCCGACCGGCCGCGGTGGCACGAAGGACTGCCAGACCAGCGGCACCAGCACCGAGGACGGCTTCACCGAGCACACCTTCAACTGGGACACCGTCCTGCTGATCCGCCAGGCGTTGACGCAGCTCGGGGTCCGCACCGCCATGTCGCGCGGAAACGACGACCAGGTGGCGGCCTGCGTCGACGAGCGCGCGGCGATGGCCAACTCGCTGCAGCCCAACGCCATCGTCTCGATTCACGCCGACGGCGGCCCGGCCACCGGGCGGGGCTTCCACGTCAACTACTCCAGCCCGCCGCTGAACCAGGCTCAGGCCGGGCCATCGGTCCGGCTGGCCCGCACCATGCGCGAGCAGCTGCTGGCCTCCGGCCTGCCGGCCGCCAACTACATCGGGTCCGACGGTCTCTACGGCCGCGCCGACCTCGCCGGGCTGAACCTGGCGCAATACCCGGCCGTGCTCGTCGAGCTCGGCAACATGAAGAACCCGGCCGACTCGGCACTGATGGAAAGCCCCGAGGGCCGACAGAAGTACGCGGAGGCCGTGGTCAGAGGGATCGCCGCGTTCCTGGCGACCCAGCCCGCCAGGACCAGCTAA
- a CDS encoding aminotransferase class I/II-fold pyridoxal phosphate-dependent enzyme — MVSFQSLGPGELRAQHELQRQNYAVLLAKKLALDLTRGKPCSEQLDLSNALLSLPGGDDYRDDEGTDTRNYGGLHGLPGLRAVFGELLGIPVPNLIAGNNASLELMHDTVVFSLLHGGVDSPRPWSKEPVVKFLCPSPGYDRHFAITETYGIEMISVPMLEDGPDVDLIEELVAADPAIKGMWCVPVFSNPTGTTYSWESVRRLVQMPTAARDFRLFWDNAYAVHTLTPDFPRQVDILGLADKAGHPSRPYVFASTSKITFAGAGVSFFGGSLGNIAWYLQHAGKKSIGPDKINQLRHLRFFKDADGVRLQMRRHQQLLAPKFALALEILDKRLSDSKVASWTEPKGGYFISLDVLPGTARRTVALAKDAGIAVTEAGASFPYRNDPDDKNIRIAPTFPPTSDLAEAIDGLATCALLAATESLLAVGTVRDGR; from the coding sequence ATGGTGTCGTTCCAGTCCCTGGGCCCCGGCGAACTGCGAGCCCAACACGAATTGCAGCGGCAGAACTACGCCGTCCTGCTGGCCAAGAAGCTCGCCCTGGACCTGACCCGCGGCAAGCCGTGCAGTGAGCAGCTGGACCTGTCCAACGCCCTGCTGAGCCTGCCCGGTGGTGACGACTACCGTGACGACGAGGGCACCGACACCCGCAACTACGGGGGCCTGCACGGGCTGCCGGGACTGCGCGCGGTCTTCGGTGAGCTGCTCGGCATTCCGGTGCCCAACCTGATCGCCGGCAACAACGCCAGCCTCGAGCTGATGCACGACACGGTGGTGTTCTCGCTGCTGCACGGCGGGGTGGACTCGCCACGGCCGTGGAGCAAGGAGCCGGTGGTGAAGTTCCTGTGCCCCTCGCCGGGATACGACCGCCACTTCGCGATCACCGAGACCTACGGCATCGAGATGATCAGCGTCCCGATGCTCGAGGACGGCCCCGACGTCGACCTCATCGAGGAGCTCGTCGCCGCCGATCCGGCGATCAAGGGAATGTGGTGCGTACCGGTGTTCTCCAACCCGACTGGAACGACCTACTCGTGGGAGTCGGTGCGCCGGCTGGTCCAAATGCCAACGGCGGCACGGGATTTCCGGCTGTTCTGGGACAACGCCTACGCCGTGCACACGCTGACGCCGGACTTCCCGCGCCAGGTCGACATCCTGGGACTGGCCGACAAGGCCGGGCACCCGAGCCGGCCGTACGTGTTCGCGTCGACCTCCAAGATCACCTTCGCCGGTGCCGGGGTGAGCTTCTTCGGCGGTTCGCTGGGCAACATCGCGTGGTACCTGCAGCACGCGGGCAAGAAGTCCATAGGGCCCGACAAGATCAACCAGCTGCGGCACCTGAGGTTCTTCAAGGACGCCGACGGCGTGCGGTTGCAGATGCGGCGTCACCAGCAGCTGCTGGCGCCCAAGTTCGCGCTGGCGTTGGAGATCCTCGACAAGCGGCTGTCCGACTCCAAGGTCGCGTCCTGGACCGAGCCCAAGGGCGGCTACTTCATTAGCCTCGACGTGCTACCCGGGACCGCCAGGCGCACGGTCGCCCTGGCCAAGGACGCCGGCATCGCGGTCACCGAGGCCGGAGCGTCGTTCCCTTATCGAAACGACCCGGACGACAAGAACATTCGCATCGCTCCGACGTTCCCGCCCACCTCTGACCTGGCCGAAGCCATCGACGGCCTGGCCACCTGCGCGCTGCTGGCGGCCACCGAGTCGCTGCTGGCTGTGGGCACTGTCAGAGACGGTCGGTAG
- a CDS encoding DNA polymerase III subunits gamma/tau codes for MALYRKYRPATFAEVVGQEHVTEPLSTALSAGRINHAYLFSGPRGCGKTSSARILARSLNCEQGPTPTPCGVCDSCVALAPNGPGSVDVVELDAASHGGVDDTRELRDRAFYAPAQSRFRIFIVDEAHMVTTAGFNALLKIVEEPPEHLIFVFATTEPEKVLPTIRSRTHHYPFRLLAPRTMRSLIERILAAEDVEIDDAVFPLVIRAGGGSPRDTLSVLDQLLAGVQDNRVHYRRALALLGATDVALIDDAVDALAAGDAAALFGAVESVIDAGHDPRRFATDILERFRDLIVLQAVPDAASRGVVDAPDDVLERMRDQAARVGPATLARYAEVVHAGLGEMRGATAPRLLLEVVCARLLLPSASDTESALLQRIERIETRLDISIPAGEAAMAGEAAAPARQYVRKTQALQPAPEPVARPEPVARPEPVAKPEPVKPEPAPAATPAEPAPAPAASGEPGATAVRSMWSTVREKVRQRSRTTEVMLAGAIVRAVEGDTLVLAHESAPLAKRLSEQRNADVIRDALKDALGVDWRVRCEAGVGQLVAEAEPLPPEPAPDPVEAQRAEEDSMIAQVGHDDEAAPRRDPEEVALELLQNELGARRIDS; via the coding sequence GTGGCGCTCTACCGCAAGTACCGACCGGCGACATTCGCCGAGGTGGTGGGCCAGGAACACGTCACCGAACCGCTGTCGACGGCGCTGTCGGCCGGGCGCATCAACCACGCCTACCTGTTCTCCGGGCCCCGCGGCTGCGGAAAGACCTCCTCGGCGCGCATCCTGGCCCGCTCGCTCAACTGCGAGCAGGGGCCCACGCCGACGCCGTGCGGGGTGTGCGACTCGTGTGTGGCACTGGCGCCCAACGGTCCGGGCTCGGTCGACGTCGTCGAACTCGACGCCGCCAGCCACGGCGGTGTGGACGACACCCGCGAACTGCGCGACCGCGCGTTCTACGCGCCGGCCCAGTCGCGCTTCCGCATCTTCATCGTCGACGAAGCGCACATGGTCACCACCGCGGGCTTCAACGCGCTGCTCAAGATCGTCGAGGAGCCGCCCGAGCACCTGATCTTCGTGTTCGCCACCACCGAGCCGGAGAAGGTGCTGCCGACCATCCGGTCGCGCACCCACCACTACCCCTTCCGGCTGCTGGCCCCGCGCACCATGCGCTCGCTGATCGAGCGGATTCTGGCCGCCGAGGACGTCGAGATCGACGACGCCGTCTTCCCACTGGTGATCCGGGCCGGCGGCGGTTCACCCCGCGACACGTTGAGCGTGCTCGATCAGCTGCTCGCCGGTGTGCAGGACAACCGGGTGCACTACCGGCGGGCGCTGGCGCTGCTGGGCGCCACCGATGTCGCCTTGATCGACGACGCGGTCGACGCACTGGCCGCCGGTGACGCGGCGGCGCTGTTCGGCGCGGTCGAGTCGGTGATCGACGCCGGCCACGACCCACGGCGGTTCGCCACCGACATCCTGGAGCGCTTCCGGGATTTGATTGTCCTGCAAGCAGTTCCGGACGCCGCGAGCCGCGGCGTGGTCGACGCGCCCGACGACGTACTGGAGCGGATGCGCGACCAGGCGGCCCGCGTGGGCCCCGCGACGCTGGCCCGCTACGCCGAGGTGGTGCACGCCGGCCTCGGCGAGATGCGCGGCGCGACGGCGCCGCGGCTGCTGCTCGAGGTGGTCTGCGCCCGGTTGCTGCTGCCCTCGGCCAGCGACACCGAGTCGGCGCTGCTGCAGCGCATCGAGCGCATCGAGACCAGGCTGGACATCTCGATCCCGGCCGGCGAGGCGGCGATGGCCGGCGAGGCCGCGGCCCCGGCCCGGCAGTACGTGCGCAAGACGCAGGCGCTGCAGCCGGCTCCCGAGCCCGTCGCCCGGCCGGAGCCGGTGGCCAGGCCTGAGCCCGTCGCCAAACCCGAGCCCGTCAAGCCTGAACCGGCCCCGGCTGCCACGCCTGCCGAGCCGGCCCCCGCCCCCGCGGCCTCGGGCGAGCCCGGTGCCACCGCGGTGCGCAGCATGTGGTCGACGGTGCGGGAGAAGGTCCGTCAGCGCAGCCGCACCACCGAGGTGATGCTCGCCGGAGCCATTGTGCGGGCGGTGGAGGGCGACACCCTGGTGCTCGCCCACGAGTCGGCCCCGCTGGCCAAGCGGCTGTCCGAACAGCGCAACGCCGACGTCATCCGCGACGCCCTCAAGGACGCCCTGGGGGTGGACTGGCGGGTGCGTTGCGAGGCCGGTGTCGGTCAGCTCGTCGCCGAAGCCGAACCGCTGCCGCCGGAGCCCGCGCCCGATCCCGTCGAGGCGCAGCGGGCCGAGGAAGACAGCATGATCGCCCAGGTCGGCCATGACGACGAGGCCGCGCCGCGGCGCGACCCCGAAGAGGTCGCACTCGAACTGCTGCAAAACGAGCTGGGCGCCCGCCGCATCGACAGCTGA
- a CDS encoding FAD-binding oxidoreductase: protein MTVDAALTVHAEGVDRLLASYRAIPPNASVRLAKPTSNLFRARAKRDAPGLDTSGLTDVISVDPDAKTADVAGMCTYEDLVAATLPYGLSPLVVPQLKTITLGGAVTGLGIESASFRNGLPHESVLEMDILTGTGEVVTASRDKHPDLFRAFPNSYGTLGYSVRLRIELETVKPFVSLKHIRFHTLADLIAEMDRIIDTGGYDGQRVDYLDGVVFSAEESYLCLGLQTPTPGPVSDYTGQDIYYRSIQHAHGAKEDRLTIHDYLWRWDTDWFWCSRAFGAQNPKLRRLWPRRYRRSSFYWKLIAYDQRFHIADRIEARHGRPPQERVVQDVEVPIERTEEFISWFLDNVPIEPIWLCPLRLRDDGGWALYPLRAGHTYVNVGFWSSVPAGPTDGYTNRLIEAKVSALDGHKSLYSDAFYGREEFDELYGGETYKTVKKTYDPDSRLLDLYAKAVQRR, encoded by the coding sequence GTGACTGTTGACGCAGCACTCACAGTTCACGCCGAAGGCGTGGACCGGCTCCTGGCCAGCTATCGCGCCATACCCCCGAACGCCTCGGTACGTCTGGCCAAACCGACGTCCAACCTGTTCCGTGCGCGGGCCAAGCGCGACGCGCCCGGCCTGGACACCTCCGGACTGACCGACGTCATCTCGGTCGATCCCGACGCCAAGACCGCCGACGTCGCCGGGATGTGCACCTACGAGGACCTGGTCGCCGCAACCCTGCCGTACGGGCTGTCCCCGCTGGTCGTCCCCCAACTCAAGACCATCACCCTCGGCGGGGCGGTGACCGGGTTGGGGATCGAGTCGGCGTCGTTCCGCAACGGCCTGCCGCACGAGTCGGTGCTGGAGATGGACATCCTGACCGGCACCGGCGAGGTGGTCACCGCCAGCCGCGACAAACACCCCGATTTGTTTCGTGCGTTCCCGAATTCCTATGGGACGCTTGGCTATTCGGTGCGTCTGCGAATCGAGCTGGAGACTGTCAAGCCGTTCGTCTCGCTCAAGCACATCAGGTTCCACACGCTGGCCGACCTGATCGCCGAGATGGACCGCATCATCGACACCGGCGGCTACGACGGGCAGCGGGTGGACTACCTCGACGGCGTGGTATTCAGCGCCGAGGAGAGCTACCTGTGCCTGGGCCTGCAGACTCCCACACCCGGGCCGGTCAGCGACTACACCGGCCAGGACATCTACTACCGGTCGATTCAGCACGCCCATGGCGCGAAGGAGGACCGCCTGACGATCCACGATTACCTGTGGCGCTGGGACACCGACTGGTTCTGGTGCTCACGGGCGTTCGGCGCGCAGAACCCGAAGCTGCGCCGCCTGTGGCCGCGGCGCTACCGGCGCAGCAGCTTCTACTGGAAGCTCATCGCCTACGACCAGAGGTTCCACATCGCCGACCGCATCGAGGCCCGGCATGGGCGTCCACCGCAGGAACGGGTGGTGCAGGACGTCGAGGTGCCCATCGAGCGGACCGAAGAGTTCATCTCGTGGTTCCTGGACAACGTCCCGATTGAGCCGATCTGGCTGTGCCCGCTGCGGCTGCGTGACGACGGAGGCTGGGCGCTGTACCCGTTGCGGGCCGGGCACACCTACGTCAACGTCGGCTTCTGGTCGTCGGTGCCGGCCGGACCCACCGACGGCTACACCAATCGCCTGATCGAGGCCAAGGTCAGCGCCCTCGACGGCCACAAGTCGCTGTATTCGGACGCGTTTTATGGCCGCGAGGAGTTTGACGAACTCTATGGCGGCGAAACCTACAAGACCGTGAAGAAAACATACGACCCCGATTCGCGACTGCTCGACCTCTACGCAAAGGCAGTGCAACGACGATGA
- a CDS encoding SRPBCC family protein — protein sequence MGQVSAASTILIDADPATVLNAIADYQSVRPKILSPRYSEYQVLQGGQGQGTVAKWKLQATESRVREVQANVDVAGHTVIEKDANSSMVINWTVAPAGEAGSSVTVKTTWNGAAGVKGFFEKTFAPLGLRRIQDEVLANLKKEVEAP from the coding sequence ATGGGACAGGTCAGCGCGGCCAGCACGATTTTGATCGACGCCGATCCCGCGACCGTGCTCAATGCGATCGCCGACTACCAGAGTGTGCGTCCCAAGATCTTGTCGCCGCGGTACAGCGAGTACCAGGTGCTGCAGGGCGGCCAGGGCCAAGGCACCGTGGCCAAGTGGAAGCTGCAGGCCACCGAGTCACGGGTGCGGGAGGTGCAGGCCAACGTCGACGTAGCCGGCCACACCGTCATCGAAAAGGACGCCAACTCCTCGATGGTGATCAACTGGACCGTCGCGCCCGCGGGTGAGGCGGGCTCCAGCGTCACCGTCAAGACCACCTGGAACGGCGCCGCCGGGGTCAAGGGCTTCTTCGAGAAGACGTTCGCGCCGCTGGGTCTGCGCCGGATTCAGGACGAGGTGCTGGCCAACCTCAAAAAAGAGGTCGAGGCGCCTTAG
- a CDS encoding class I SAM-dependent methyltransferase: MTTFRDNPLQAPGKLSLAEILEIFTAGDGLPLKFSAYDGSTAGPEDAELGLDLLTPRGTTYLATAPGDLGLARAYVSGDLEIQGVHPGDPYELLRALGQSLDFKRPPARVLVDIVRSIGIERLKPIAPPPQEALPRWRRIAEGLRHSKKRDAEAIHHHYDVSNRFYEWVLGPSMTYTCACYPNAEATLEEAQDNKYRLVFEKLNLKAGDRLLDVGCGWGGMVCYAARQGVKAIGVTLSREQAMWAQNALAEQGLADLAEVRHMDYRDVRESGFDAVSSIGLTEHIGVANYPAYFGFLKSKLRTGGLLLNHCITRPDNRTGPSAGGFIDRYVFPDGELTGSGRIITTVQNIGLEVVHEENLRHHYALTLRDWCRNLVEHWDEAVAEVGLPTAKVWGLYMAGSRLGFETNVVQLHQVLAVKLDSKGGDGGLPLRPWWTA, encoded by the coding sequence ATGACAACGTTCCGCGACAACCCGCTCCAGGCGCCGGGAAAGCTCAGCCTGGCCGAGATTCTCGAGATCTTCACCGCCGGTGACGGCCTGCCGCTGAAGTTCAGCGCCTACGACGGCAGCACCGCCGGACCCGAGGACGCCGAGCTGGGCTTGGACCTGCTCACTCCGCGCGGCACCACCTACCTGGCCACCGCGCCGGGAGATCTGGGCCTGGCGCGGGCCTACGTCTCTGGCGACCTCGAGATCCAGGGTGTACATCCCGGCGACCCGTACGAACTGCTCAGGGCGCTCGGCCAGTCGTTGGACTTCAAGCGACCGCCGGCCCGGGTCCTCGTCGACATCGTCCGCTCGATCGGCATCGAGCGCCTCAAGCCGATCGCGCCGCCCCCGCAGGAAGCACTGCCGCGCTGGCGCCGGATCGCAGAGGGCTTGCGGCACAGCAAGAAGCGCGACGCCGAGGCCATCCACCACCACTACGACGTGTCGAACAGGTTCTACGAATGGGTGCTCGGCCCGTCGATGACCTACACCTGCGCCTGCTACCCGAATGCCGAGGCGACGCTCGAGGAGGCCCAGGACAACAAGTACCGCCTGGTCTTCGAGAAGCTCAACCTCAAGGCCGGCGATCGCCTGCTCGACGTCGGCTGCGGCTGGGGCGGGATGGTCTGCTACGCCGCGCGGCAGGGTGTCAAGGCGATCGGTGTGACCCTGTCGCGCGAGCAGGCGATGTGGGCGCAGAATGCGCTTGCCGAGCAGGGCCTGGCCGACCTTGCCGAGGTGCGGCATATGGACTATCGCGATGTGCGCGAGTCCGGCTTCGACGCGGTGTCTTCGATCGGGCTCACCGAGCACATCGGCGTGGCCAACTACCCGGCGTACTTCGGGTTCCTGAAGTCCAAGCTGCGCACCGGCGGACTGTTGCTCAACCACTGCATCACCCGGCCGGACAACCGCACCGGGCCCAGCGCGGGCGGGTTCATCGACCGCTACGTGTTCCCCGACGGCGAGCTCACCGGTTCGGGTCGCATCATCACCACGGTGCAGAACATCGGCCTCGAAGTGGTGCACGAGGAGAACCTGCGCCATCACTACGCGCTGACGCTGCGGGACTGGTGCCGCAACCTCGTCGAGCACTGGGACGAGGCGGTCGCGGAGGTCGGCCTGCCGACGGCCAAGGTGTGGGGGCTCTACATGGCCGGCTCGCGGCTGGGCTTCGAGACCAACGTCGTTCAGCTGCACCAGGTTCTGGCGGTCAAGCTCGACAGCAAGGGCGGCGACGGCGGGCTTCCGCTGCGCCCGTGGTGGACGGCCTAG